From one Acinonyx jubatus isolate Ajub_Pintada_27869175 chromosome B1, VMU_Ajub_asm_v1.0, whole genome shotgun sequence genomic stretch:
- the GINS4 gene encoding DNA replication complex GINS protein SLD5: protein MTEELDPTAQDSDGGSEEVVLTPAELIESLEQAWMNEKFAPELLESKSEIVECVMEQLDHMEENLRRAKKGDLKVSIHRMEMERIRYVLSSYLRCRLMKIEKFFPHILEKEKTAHEGELSSLSPEELVFAKQYMANTETYLKNVALKHMPPNLQMVDLLRSVPKPDLDSYVFLRVKERQENILVEPETDEQRDYVIDLEEGSQHLIRYKTIAPLVASGAVQLI from the exons ATGACAGAGGAACTGGACCCCACAGCACAGGACTCTGATGGGGGTAGTGAAGAGGTGGTCCTGACTCCTGCAGAGCTCATTGAAAGCCTGGAGCAG GCCTGGATGAATGAAAAGTTTGCCCCTGAGCTGCTGGAAAGCAAGTCTGAAATTGTAGAATGTGTCATGGAACAGCTAGACCACATG GAAGAAAATCTCAGGAGAGCCAAGAAAGGGGACCTGAAGGTCAGTATCCATCGAATGGAGATGGAGAGGATCCGCTATGTCCTTAGCAGCTACTTGCGATGTCGGCTCATGAAG ATAGAGAAGTTTTTCCCTCATATCCTCgaaaaggagaaaacagcccACGAAGGGGAGCTATCTAGCCTTTCTCCAGAGGAGCTGGTCTTTGCCAAACA GTACATGGCTAACACAGAGACGTACCTCAAGAATGTTGCCTTAAAGCATATGCCTCCTAACTTACAGATGGTGGACCTCTTGAGGTCAG TTCCCAAACCAGATCTAGATTCATACGTGTTTCTGAGAGTAAAAGAACGACAGGAAAACATACTGGTAGAACCAGAAACAGATGAGCAGAG ggACTATGTGATTGACTTGGAGGAAGGCTCACAGCACTTGATCCGTTATAAAACCATTGCACCTCTGGTGGCATCTGGAGCTGTTCAGTTGatttaa